From the genome of Planctomycetota bacterium:
CTATGATGGGCGGCCACGCCGGGTGGAGGTCGCCGACCGCTCCCGCGGTCGGCTCACGCGACGTGCGCCGCGGGGGGGGTGTGAGCCCGGTGCAGAAGCACCGGGCGACGCTCCGATTGAGAAACGCGCGCCCTTGGCGAAGAAGCGTAGCATGAGCGACACGGTCCAGGAACCCGAATACACGATCCCGGTGGCGTCGCGGCTGAAGCGGCTGCCGCCGTACCTCTTCGGCCGCATCAACGCCACGAAACTGCGGAAGCGCCAGCAGGGCGTGGACATCATCGACCTCGGGATGGGGAACCCCTCGGACCCGACCCCGAAGCCGATCGTCGATAAACTCTGCGAGGCGGCCGCCGACGCCCGCAACCAGCGCTACAGCGTCTCAATCGGCGTCCACAACCTGCGGCGCGAGGTCGCCCGGCGATACGCCAGCCAGAGGAACGTCGAACTGGACCCGGCGAACGAAGTGGTCGCCTGCCTCGGGTCCAAGGAAGGCTTCAGCCACATGTGCCTGGGGCTTCTGGACGCCGGCGACACGGCCATCGTGCCGGACCCGGCGTTTCCGATCCACGTGTACGGCGTGGTGCTGGCCGACGCCAATGTCATCAGTGTGCGCCTCGGGAACGACGACGAGTTTCTGAAGCGCGTCGCCTACGTCGTCGAACATATGTACCCGCGGCCGAAAATCCTCATCCTTAACTATCCGCACAATCCGACGAGCATGGTCGTCGAGGACGTGCGGTTCTTCGAGGAAGTGGTCGCGATGGCCAAGCGGTTCGGATTTCTGGTGATTCACGACTTCGCCTACGGCGAGACGTGCTTCGACGGATACCGGGCGCCCTCGTTCCTCGAAGCCAAGGGCGCCAAAGACGTCGGCGTCGAGTTCACCACCATGTCGAAGCCCTACAACATGGCCGGCTGGCGGATCGGATTCTGCGCCGGCAACGCCGAGATGCTCAGCGCTCTGGCGAAGGTCAAGGGGTACTACGACTACGGCATTTTCCAGGCCATCCAGATCGCCTCGATCGTCGCCCTGAGGCACTGCGACGCGGACGTTCTGCACCAGGCCCGCGTCTATCAGAAGCGCCGCGACGTCCTCGTCCAGGGCCTCCACCGCATCGGCTGGACAGAGGTCGAATCGCCGAAGGCC
Proteins encoded in this window:
- a CDS encoding aminotransferase class I/II-fold pyridoxal phosphate-dependent enzyme, giving the protein MSDTVQEPEYTIPVASRLKRLPPYLFGRINATKLRKRQQGVDIIDLGMGNPSDPTPKPIVDKLCEAAADARNQRYSVSIGVHNLRREVARRYASQRNVELDPANEVVACLGSKEGFSHMCLGLLDAGDTAIVPDPAFPIHVYGVVLADANVISVRLGNDDEFLKRVAYVVEHMYPRPKILILNYPHNPTSMVVEDVRFFEEVVAMAKRFGFLVIHDFAYGETCFDGYRAPSFLEAKGAKDVGVEFTTMSKPYNMAGWRIGFCAGNAEMLSALAKVKGYYDYGIFQAIQIASIVALRHCDADVLHQARVYQKRRDVLVQGLHRIGWTEVESPKAGMFVWAKVPDEVLAGRGTIDFAVDLMEKANVAVSPGRAFGPNGEGFLRLALVENEQRLTQAVRQIGRALKA